A stretch of DNA from Chitinivibrionia bacterium:
ATGCGACCGCCCACAATATTAACCAACTGCCAAACGATGTTCATTCCCAAGCCCGTGCCTTTAATGCTTTTTGCTTCGTCTGTTTTATATCTGTTATACTCTTCAAATAAAGCCTCCACCTCTTCTTCCGTCATACCTTGACCTGTATCCTGCACGGTAAAAATCAACATAATATCGTCGAAAGAAAAGTCGTCATAATCTTTTTGCTCAATACCTACAGACAACCGAATTTCACCGCTATCCGTATATTTAATCGCATTAGAAAGCAGGTTATTCAAAATTTGCTTAATGCTGACTTCGTCGCCAAGCAAACGAAGCGGCAGTTGTTCATCCAATTCCAACTTGAATTCGATATTTTTGTCGCCGATACATACAAGATGCAACTGCAATGTATCCACTATAATGCTTGTCAATTCGTAGGCATTGAAAGCTGTAGCCTTTTTTCCCGATTCTATCTTACCCAAATCAAGAATATCGTTAATAATTGCAAGCAACAAGGACGACGAATTATGAATACGCAAAAATGCTTTTTCGATTTCGGGAGAGTGATTTTTTTGCAGTTGGGTCTCGGTAATACCTAAAACAGAGTTCAGCGGCGTGCGGATTTCGTGGCTCATTCTTTCCAAAAAGCGGGTTTTTGCGTGGTTTGCGTCCGTTGCAATCTGACTTGACGCTACAGCTTCCTGCTCTTTCTTTTGGGCGGAAAATATATTACGCAAATCTGTTGTTGTAGCAAGAACTTTTAAACCTTCGCTGTCTTCAAATCTCAACAAAAAAATCTCTGTGGGAATAAGATTTCCGTTAAGGTCTTGGTGCAACCATTCAAATTGGGCACTACCTGTAGAAAACGCTTTTTTAACGAGAGCAACGGCTTTTTCAATGGAAGACGTTCCACAAGGCTGACATTGAGGCGAAAGTTCGGCAAATCTGTCCAAATATTCCTGCTGATTTTTAAGCCCGAACATTTTTACCGCCTGTTGGCTTGTTTGCACCAATCTGATGTCGGAAGTCCATACATTTATAATGTAAGGAGAGTTTTCTATAAAAGATTTTATAAAGCTGTTTTCCATTTGTTCTTTTTTTACTTTTCTTTGCGCGTCTTTCAACAAAAGAAACAACAACGCACCGATAAGCGCCAAAATTACCACTGAGGCAAAAAGTATATGTGTATATTGTATTAACATAAATATTCGTCCACCCCGTTATTATATAGTTGAGGCATCAAGTGTTTAGAGGTTTTTTGGTGTGTTTCTTGCATTTCTTTCCTGTCCTTTTCTTTGTTATTTTGTAATAACCCCACAAAAGACAATATACTAAATTTTTTTTATATTTGTCAAGTTGTTTTTGTGTATTTTACTTAATTCATCTAATTTTTACATTTTTTTATATTTGCAATATAGTATTTTTGCGCTATGAAAACAAAGCAACAAACAACTTTTTCGGCGATTTTGACCGTATTTTCATCCAATGCACTGAGCAAATTATTGGGATTTTTGCTTGTCGTTGTTTTTGCGGCGAAAGTCGGAACATCGAGCGAGGGCGACGCTTATACATTCGCATTTATTCTGCCCGATTTGGTAAATTCGATTTTGGCGGGAAGCGCGCTTTCTATCGCATTTATCCCGATTTTTCAAGGTTTGGCAAATAATCCCGAAAAGCAAAGTCGGTTTTTCTCTAATGTTTTTACTGTAGGAACACTGATTTTTGCCGTTGTTTTAACTGTCTGCTTTTTTGCCGCGCCGTTTTTAGTCAGCGTTCTTGCAGGTGATACTATAACTAACAACCCGCACATTTTTGATTTAACCGTTCGGCTCACGCGGATTGTGTTGCCCGCTCAGCTGTTTTTCTTTTGGGGAACGATTTTTATCGGTATTCAGCAAGCAAACAAAAACTACAAATTCGCCGCGCTCGCACCAATAATTTACAATACGTCAATCGTCGTTTTCGGGCTTGTATTCTTCCGATTTATTGGAATTGCGGGGTTTTCGTGGGGAGTATTTTTCGGCGCATTTGTCGGACACGCGGTCTTACAGTTTTTCGGAGCAAAGCGTTTTTCCGTAAAATATTCACCCGTAATCGACCTGCGCGACAAAGATTTCAGACAATGGTTCTTAAACACTCTTCCGCTGATGCTTGGGCTCGGAATAACATTTTCAAACGAATTCACTTTCCGCTTTTTCGGCTCGCGGATAGACGACGGACAAGGCGCAATAGTAGCCCTAAACTACGCCTACCGAATAATGATGATAGTGGTAGGACTTTTCGCAAGTTCAATAGCCGCGCCGATTTTCCCGTTCTTGTCCGAAAAAGCAAACGAAAAAAAATACGACGAAATGGAGAAAATACTAATCCCGATTTTCGTGAAAACCGCGGCAATAATAATAATAATCTCAGCGGCAATTTACCCGATTTCGGGCAATATTATCTCTATACTGTTCGGACGCGGCGCATTTGACGAGCAGTCGGTCGCGCTTACTTCAAGGGCGCTTATCGGTTATCTTCCGGGGATATTCTTTTTGTCGGCGGCAATCATTTTACAACGGCTTTTCTATGCCGCAAAAGACACCAAAACACCGCTTATAATCTCAACAATTTCGCTTGTTTTGTCCCTGCCGTTCTACAAAATTTTGAGCGAGATGTGGGGAATTACGGGTATTTCGGCGGCAACAAGCATTTTTTCGATTATTGCCACGTTCTTGATTGTTTGGAGATGGTATGTATTTTATCCGCAATCAAAATTGCTTTCTGCGCTTAAGCCTATTCTTCTTGCCGTCGTAATTGGCGGGATTGTTATCGGCACGCAGTTTTTTGTTATGCACCTTATCGGTGGTTTTTCTTTGCCGAGAATTTTGCAGGTTTTCTTTGTATCAACCCCTGCGGTAATCTTGGCGATGGTATTGCTTAATGCTTTCGGCATTTTGAAAATCACGGATTTGGTCGGGAAACTTGCGAAAAAACTAAAACGATAATATAAAATTTGATTTAACAACTGCTGTATCGATTGGGATTGCTTATTTCCGCCGTGCGTTCACAAATTCTTTTCGTTGCTCGGCTCGCTGTAGCAGTTCTGACTTCAATTCGTTAAATTCGTTTACCACCTCGTTGAGCGACAAAGGTTTTTTGTCAAACAGCTCGACAAACCCGTGTTCATAACCGAGAGCAAAGGCAATTTTCAATAACGATTTCAGCGATATTTCGCCTTTCCTTTCAAATCTTTTTAGCGACCCCAAAGATACGCGTGATATTTCGGCAAGTTTTTGTTGCGACAGTTTTTGTTCCTTACGACGCTGTCTTACACGCTGAGCTATTCCCATTTTAACAGCTAACATATTCACTATTTCCTTTATTTTTAAGATTTTTCAGCTAATATATTATCTGCACCTCGAATTTGTCAAGAGGAGAAAAGAGAAAGATAATTTTTGTGGTTTTTCTGTACATAACTGTTTATATTTTAATAGCCAATATATTATCTGTTTTGCTTTTTTACGATATTTTTAAGATAATATATTGGCTATACGCCGAATTTGTTGAGAAAAAGAAGAAATATATGACCGATTACCGTCGCCCATATAGTATTTTACCCGCAAAATTAACAATTTGAAAGGATTTTATATGAAAAACTTCGGCGGACAAGTTTTGTTTTTGGACAGAAGCGACATTAACACGGACGAAATAATTCCCGCAAAATACCT
This window harbors:
- the murJ gene encoding murein biosynthesis integral membrane protein MurJ, translating into MKTKQQTTFSAILTVFSSNALSKLLGFLLVVVFAAKVGTSSEGDAYTFAFILPDLVNSILAGSALSIAFIPIFQGLANNPEKQSRFFSNVFTVGTLIFAVVLTVCFFAAPFLVSVLAGDTITNNPHIFDLTVRLTRIVLPAQLFFFWGTIFIGIQQANKNYKFAALAPIIYNTSIVVFGLVFFRFIGIAGFSWGVFFGAFVGHAVLQFFGAKRFSVKYSPVIDLRDKDFRQWFLNTLPLMLGLGITFSNEFTFRFFGSRIDDGQGAIVALNYAYRIMMIVVGLFASSIAAPIFPFLSEKANEKKYDEMEKILIPIFVKTAAIIIIISAAIYPISGNIISILFGRGAFDEQSVALTSRALIGYLPGIFFLSAAIILQRLFYAAKDTKTPLIISTISLVLSLPFYKILSEMWGITGISAATSIFSIIATFLIVWRWYVFYPQSKLLSALKPILLAVVIGGIVIGTQFFVMHLIGGFSLPRILQVFFVSTPAVILAMVLLNAFGILKITDLVGKLAKKLKR
- a CDS encoding ATP-binding protein — translated: MLIQYTHILFASVVILALIGALLFLLLKDAQRKVKKEQMENSFIKSFIENSPYIINVWTSDIRLVQTSQQAVKMFGLKNQQEYLDRFAELSPQCQPCGTSSIEKAVALVKKAFSTGSAQFEWLHQDLNGNLIPTEIFLLRFEDSEGLKVLATTTDLRNIFSAQKKEQEAVASSQIATDANHAKTRFLERMSHEIRTPLNSVLGITETQLQKNHSPEIEKAFLRIHNSSSLLLAIINDILDLGKIESGKKATAFNAYELTSIIVDTLQLHLVCIGDKNIEFKLELDEQLPLRLLGDEVSIKQILNNLLSNAIKYTDSGEIRLSVGIEQKDYDDFSFDDIMLIFTVQDTGQGMTEEEVEALFEEYNRYKTDEAKSIKGTGLGMNIVWQLVNIVGGRIEVKSELGVGSTFSVYIPQIPQGTDVFGKKNIENLQNLENLQNSLRMVNKIKREFMPYGRVLVVDDVESNIEVIKDFLMPYRIDTDTVNCGEAAVRKVKDGNVYDIIFMDHKMPEMDGIEATKIIRELGYEQPIIALTANVFAGVVEMLLSNGFTEYLSKPIDLLRLDAFLNKFIRDKQPKDVLEKANLQMSLENDGDVEKTEENSNIKDKIMNAFLRDAQRSISALELFCDSSEIDDKAMKNFIVHTHSMKSAFNNIERSDLSAVAAELEEAGYENNIKKINEQTPLFLEQLKEIVKENRPK
- a CDS encoding helix-turn-helix transcriptional regulator, which translates into the protein MLAVKMGIAQRVRQRRKEQKLSQQKLAEISRVSLGSLKRFERKGEISLKSLLKIAFALGYEHGFVELFDKKPLSLNEVVNEFNELKSELLQRAEQRKEFVNARRK